The following are encoded together in the Choloepus didactylus isolate mChoDid1 chromosome 7, mChoDid1.pri, whole genome shotgun sequence genome:
- the LOC119540123 gene encoding superoxide dismutase [Mn], mitochondrial-like translates to MLSQAVCNMSRKLAQLWNLGFQAKHSLPDLPYDYCALEPHINVPIMQLHHSKHHIAYVNNLNATKEKYKEALAKADIKTWVALQPTLKFIGGGHINQTIFWTNLSLNGGRELKGDLIPLLGIDAWKHAYFLQYKHVRPDYPKAVRNVINWETANERYMTCKK, encoded by the exons ATGCTTTCCCAGGCAGTGTGCAACATGAGCAGGAAGCTGGCACAGCTTTGGAATTTGGGATTCCAGGCAAAGCACAGCCTCCCTGATTTGCCTTATGATTATTGTGCCCTGGAGCCCCACATCAACGTGCCTATCATGCAGCTGCACCACAGCAAACATCACATTGCATATGTGAATAACTTGAACGCTACTAAGGAGAAATATAAAGAGGCACTGGCAAAGGCTGATATTAAAACTTGGGTAGCACTTCAGCCTACACTGAAGTTCATTGGTGGAGGCCATATCAACCAAACCATTTTCTGGACAAACCTTAGCCTTAATGGTGGCAGAGAACTCAAAGGG GACCTTATTCCACTGCTAGGAATTGATGCATGGAAGCATGCTTATTT CCTTCAGTATAAACATGTCAGACCTGATTATCCAAAAGCTGTTAGGAATGTAATCAATTGGGAGACTGCAAATGAAAGATATATGACTTGCAAGAAATGA